The following are encoded in a window of Brettanomyces bruxellensis chromosome 9, complete sequence genomic DNA:
- a CDS encoding uncharacterized protein (BUSCO:EOG09265AT5) codes for MSDQMDVDSLEATPTEQSQQQQDNKPKKKRFEVKKWTAVAFWSWDQSNETCAICRNHLMEPCIDCAATGKDRSNCPRAVGMCNHSFHLHCIDTWIKTRNSCPLDSSDWSLKEVIQN; via the exons ATGTCTGATCAAATGGATGTGGACT CATTGGAAGCTACGCCAACGGAACAATCACAACAGCAACAGGACAACaagccaaagaaaaagagatttGAGGTCAAAAAATGGACTGCTGTGGCCTTTTGGTCGTGGGATCAAAGCAATGAAACATGTGCTATCTGCAGAAATCACCTTATGGAGCCTTGCATAGATTGTGCAGCAACTGGAAAAGATAGGAGCAATTGTCCTAGGGCCGTTGGTATGTGTAACCATTCATTTCATCTACATTGTATTGATACATGGATCAAAACGAGAAATTCATGTCCATTGGATAGTTCTGATTGGTCGTTAAAGGAGGTGATACAAAACTGA
- a CDS encoding uncharacterized protein (BUSCO:EOG0926587S): MSEQNSEGVVSSLYPPPPPYVRFFTDENIEKVKKLKEDGETEQEISKMKDLKFLIPPTKPDMPTYRSFGDVWPFEDRFITLKESGVTQLFKGNENENQENEEVFTVERIKELKKLTMSLLLNFLELVGLLSKNPQYAFNKINNIQIILINLHHLLNSYRLHQSRESLILRIEEKIRKDQETIDKIEQTCKNVEAKINMLISSGELQSERPQSIKRPEKKTGEGDYSFNSENDDAKMLKQNAITKIIEGIKVDETSMKDARNL, translated from the coding sequence ATGAGTGAACAGAATAGTGAAGGAGTGGTTTCTTCATTATATCCACCGCCACCTCCATACGTTCGGTTTTTCACGGACGAGAATATAGagaaagtaaagaaattaaagGAGGATGGCGAAACAGAGCAAGAAATTTCTAAAATGAAGGATCTAAAGTTTTTAATACCTCCAACGAAGCCAGATATGCCAACTTATAGATCCTTTGGTGACGTGTGGCCGTTTGAGGATAGATTTATCACACTTAAAGAGTCTGGGGTCACTCAATTATTTAAAGGCAATGAGAACGAGAACCAGGAGAACGAAGAGGTTTTCACTGTTGAGAGAATAAAGGAACTCAAGAAATTGACAATGTCTTTACTTTTAAACTTTTTGGAACTCGTAGGACTTTTATCAAAGAATCCGCAATATGCattcaacaaaatcaacaatatacagataatattgataaatttaCATCACTTACTAAATAGTTACAGGTTACATCAATCCAGAGAATCTCTTATTCTTCGAATAGAGGAGAAAATTCGAAAGGATCAAGAAACAATTGATAAAATAGAGCAGACTTGCAAAAATGTGGAGgcaaaaattaatatgTTAATATCTTCGGGTGAATTACAGTCGGAACGGCCTCAGAGTATAAAAAgaccagaaaagaaaactggAGAAGGAGattattctttcaattcCGAGAACGATGATGCTAAGATGCTTAAACAGAATGCTATTACGAAAATAATAGAGGGTATAAAAGTCGACGAGACTTCCATGAAAGATGCTAGGAACTTATGA